The following nucleotide sequence is from Azospirillaceae bacterium.
GATACCAGGCTCATTTCGGCGAACCCGCCCGGCGCATAGGCCAGGACCAGCGAGGACACCGGCAGCCCGGTAAACCCGTGGAGGCCGGCGGCGAAAGCGACGGTGACGGCCAGCAGCAATGCCGTCAGGCCGATCGCAACGGCGAAGCTGCGCCCCAGGATTCGTATCGGAACGCCGACGAAGCGGGCCCCGATGGATGCGCCGATCACCACCATGGCCACCGCCACCACGACACCGGGTGGTTTGGATCCCGTCAGCCCGGCCAGATGGATCCCCGCCGATGCGATCATCGGACCGAACATCATGGGTGCCGGCATGCCCAATCGTCTGGCGGGCAGGACGCCCAGGGCGCAGGCCACCAGCATCAACGCATCCAGCCAGGGAAGATCGGCAAAGGCCGGGCCGACGCCACTCGGTGCGGCGGGCTGGTAGCCCGCAAAGGATTGGAACCAGAACGGGATCGCCATGACGACGATGGTGATCCGCAGGCTGTGGGCCAGCGAGATCAGCCGCTCGTCCCCGCCCAGGGCACGGCCGGCCATCACCATCTCGGAAAAGCCGCCCGGAGCCGCGGTGAAGAAGGCGGTCACCCGGTCGTAGCCGGCCACCCGTCGCAGATAGACCAGCCCCGCCGCCAGGGACGCGCCGATGTAGGCCACGAGCGCCGACAGCGTCACCACCCACTCGTCCAGGTGTCCAAGAATGGTGGGCGTGAAGGCGCTGCCCAGCATGACGCCCAGCACCATGATCATCAGCGTCCGCAGCCGCTTCGGCACATCCAACCGCACACCACCAATGGCCGCGGCCATGGTGAAGGCCAGCGAACCGATCATCCAGGCGAGCGGCAATTGGAGCCATGCGAAGACCGCACCGCCAATGCCACCGATGGCGAAGGCCTGCGCGATCGCGCGTCTCCGGGACCATTTGCCGGGAGGGGTGATGCCGGATGAGTTCACGCCAGGAAACGGCCGAGCCGGACGGCGGTCTGCCCGCGCTTCAGGCGTCGGGACGGCATGATCAGGACGCAATCATCGTATGGGGTGCGCACCTCGCACCCGCCGTCCCAGCCCAGCAACGTGCCCGCCCGGGGGATCACCTCCATGCCCGTGTAGTCCTCGACGAAATGGAAATCGTCCGTCTCGACGGTGATCGCGTCGGTCACGGCGACATCGCGCAGAGGGGCCTGCAGAAGAACATCCGAGGCCGGCATGCGGTGCTCGGCTGCGAAATCCGGGGTGACGATGCCGAAACGGATCAGGAAACGGAGCGTGGTTTCGACGGCGACGGTCGCCGCCGACTTCTCCCAATGCTGGCCGCACTCCACCAGGATGGCGGTGCGGGTCCCGTCCGGGTCGGCAAAGGGGCCGTGGTCGATCAGCCGCTTGCCAGACTGATGGCCCGCATCGCCGACGATCCAGCGGGGGAAACCGATGGCACGGGCCAGTGCTCGGCCGCGCGCCGTTGTTCCGCACAAGGTCAGCGGCGTGCTCTTGTTCTGCATGGAATGCAGATCAAGCAGCGCATCGGCCTGAAGGAACACCGGTAGCAGTTCACGGGCGCGGCGCGCCTCCGACGTGGCGCGGTCCGACCGCAGGATGTCGGGCGACCAGACGCGGTTCATGTCCTCGTCCAGGAAGCGCGACGTACCCGGTTTCGCCGGGTCGAAGGCCCTGTAGGCCGCGACATTCGCAAAAGCAAAGGTGAGCCGGCCGACCCGGGGCCGCACCCCCAAGCGGAACAGGTGATCCAATGCCACCGCACCGCACAGCTCATTCCCGTGCATCAGCGCGTTGACCACCACGTGTGGGCCGGCCTTGCCACTGTCCCAGGTGGTGACCCAGTCCACACCGGTGTTGCCGGCACGGTAGGGTGTGATGTCGGGTGCGCTCAACTCGACGGGATGCACGGGCTCGGACAACGATGGTCTCCAGACGTGCGGCGCTGCCTGTGCCGGAGTGGGGCGGAACGATGGATGGCGGGCACCCGAAACGCCACGCTAGGAGCGCGGCCCGTTCCCACCCCCGGAGCTTCGCCGCTCGGACTCTCCGTCCAGCCGGCGAATCCCCGGACCCCGCCTAACGCTTGTGGTTGCCCCTTTGATCCTTCGGCGCCGCTTCTTCAGAGCGGCTTCTTGAGCAGGTTCCCCAACTCGCCCGCCAAACCGCGGCGGAACGCCAGCACGCACACCACGAAGATGAGGCCTTGGGTGATGGTCACCCATTCGCCAAGGCTGGCCAGGTAGTTCTGCATGGTGACAATGACGGTCGCTCCCAACGCGGGACCAAACACCGTGCCCAGGCCACCGACCAGGGTCATCAGGACCACTTCACCCGACATGGACCAATGCACGTCGGTCAGCGAGGCGAGCTGGAACACGATCGCCTTCATACCGCCGGCCAGACCTGCCAGCGCCGCGGACAGGACGAACGCCAGCAGCTTGTAATGCTCCGGCCGGTAGCCCAACGAGGTGGTGCGGGCCTCGTTCTCGCGGATCGCCTTCAGAACCTGCCCGAATGGGGAATGGATGATGCGGTAGATGAAAAGGAAGGTGCCCAGGAACACCGCCAGCACGAAGAAGTACATGGCGAGGTCGTTGCGGAGGTCGATGAAACCCAGCAGACGCCCGCGCGGCACCGCCTGGATGCCGTCCTCGCCGCCGGTGAACGGGGCCTGGAGGCAGAAGAAGAAGACCATCTGCGCAAGGGCCAGGGTGATCATCGAGAAGTAGATGCCCTGGCGCCGGATCGCCAGCCAGCCGAACGCCAAGCCCAGCAATCCCGCGACCGCGGTCCCGCCCAGGATGGCGAGTTCGGTCGGCAAACCCCAAGCCTTGGCGGTGTACGCCGAGATGTAGCTGCCCATACCGAAATAGGCGGCGTGCCCGAACGACAGCAGTCCGGCGTATCCGATGAGCAGGTTGAAGGCCAATGCGAACAGTGCGAAGCACAGGATCTTCATCAGGTAGACGGGATACAGCACGAACGGTGCCGCCAGCAGCAACGCGGCCATGATGGCGAAGGCAACGACCTGATGCGGTGGGACGCCCTCGCGGGTGGCGCGGCGGATCTCGCCTGCGGTGATGGTGGCCATGGGCTTACGCGGTCCTTCCGAATAGGCCGGCGGGCTTGATGAGCAAAACGATTGCCATGATGACGAAGATCACGGTTGCCGAGGCTTCGGGGTAGAAGACCTTGGTCAGACCCTCGACCAGACCCAGGCCGAAGCCGGTGAGGACCGCACCCCGGATGGATCCCATGCCGCCGATCACGACCACGGCGAAGACCACGATGATCAGGTCGGCGCCCATGTTGGGGTTGACCGAGTAGATGGGCGCGGCCAGCACGCCGGCAATCCCGGCAAGTCCGACGCCGAGGCCGTAGGTCAGCGTGATCATGCGCGGGACGTTGATGCCGAACGCTTGGACCAGGGCAGGGTTTTCGGTCGCGGCGCGCAGATAAGCCCCCAGTTTCGTCCGTTCGATGACGTACCAGGTGGCGAAGCAGATCACGATCGATGCCACGACCACCCAGCCCCGATAGTTGGGCAGGAACATGAAACCCAGGTTCTGGCCGCCACGCAGCTCGGCCGGAATGGTGTAGGGCAGGCCGGAGGCGCCGAACCGCTGGCGGAACAGGCCCTGGATGATCAGCGCCAACCCGAAGGTGAGCAGAAGCCCGTACAAGTGGTCCAACTTGTACAGGCGCTTCAGCATCGTGCGCTCGATCAGCATGCCCACCGCCGCGACCGCGAGTGGCGCGACGATCAGGGCCGGCCAGTAGCCGATCCCCGCATAGTTCAGCAGGATCCAGGCGACGAACGCCCCCATCATGTACTGGGCGCCGTGGGCGAAATTGATGATGTTGAGCATGCCGAAGATGACCGCGAGGCCAAGGCTCAACATCGCGTAGAA
It contains:
- a CDS encoding AbrB family transcriptional regulator produces the protein MNSSGITPPGKWSRRRAIAQAFAIGGIGGAVFAWLQLPLAWMIGSLAFTMAAAIGGVRLDVPKRLRTLMIMVLGVMLGSAFTPTILGHLDEWVVTLSALVAYIGASLAAGLVYLRRVAGYDRVTAFFTAAPGGFSEMVMAGRALGGDERLISLAHSLRITIVVMAIPFWFQSFAGYQPAAPSGVGPAFADLPWLDALMLVACALGVLPARRLGMPAPMMFGPMIASAGIHLAGLTGSKPPGVVVAVAMVVIGASIGARFVGVPIRILGRSFAVAIGLTALLLAVTVAFAAGLHGFTGLPVSSLVLAYAPGGFAEMSLVSLALGLDPAFVSTHHMARIFLVIALVPLSFRLLQRWGRTSSARDPGPADP
- a CDS encoding branched-chain amino acid ABC transporter permease, producing MFTIFGVPSAALFGQLLLGLINGAFYAMLSLGLAVIFGMLNIINFAHGAQYMMGAFVAWILLNYAGIGYWPALIVAPLAVAAVGMLIERTMLKRLYKLDHLYGLLLTFGLALIIQGLFRQRFGASGLPYTIPAELRGGQNLGFMFLPNYRGWVVVASIVICFATWYVIERTKLGAYLRAATENPALVQAFGINVPRMITLTYGLGVGLAGIAGVLAAPIYSVNPNMGADLIIVVFAVVVIGGMGSIRGAVLTGFGLGLVEGLTKVFYPEASATVIFVIMAIVLLIKPAGLFGRTA
- a CDS encoding branched-chain amino acid ABC transporter permease produces the protein MATITAGEIRRATREGVPPHQVVAFAIMAALLLAAPFVLYPVYLMKILCFALFALAFNLLIGYAGLLSFGHAAYFGMGSYISAYTAKAWGLPTELAILGGTAVAGLLGLAFGWLAIRRQGIYFSMITLALAQMVFFFCLQAPFTGGEDGIQAVPRGRLLGFIDLRNDLAMYFFVLAVFLGTFLFIYRIIHSPFGQVLKAIRENEARTTSLGYRPEHYKLLAFVLSAALAGLAGGMKAIVFQLASLTDVHWSMSGEVVLMTLVGGLGTVFGPALGATVIVTMQNYLASLGEWVTITQGLIFVVCVLAFRRGLAGELGNLLKKPL
- a CDS encoding succinylglutamate desuccinylase/aspartoacylase family protein — encoded protein: MSEPVHPVELSAPDITPYRAGNTGVDWVTTWDSGKAGPHVVVNALMHGNELCGAVALDHLFRLGVRPRVGRLTFAFANVAAYRAFDPAKPGTSRFLDEDMNRVWSPDILRSDRATSEARRARELLPVFLQADALLDLHSMQNKSTPLTLCGTTARGRALARAIGFPRWIVGDAGHQSGKRLIDHGPFADPDGTRTAILVECGQHWEKSAATVAVETTLRFLIRFGIVTPDFAAEHRMPASDVLLQAPLRDVAVTDAITVETDDFHFVEDYTGMEVIPRAGTLLGWDGGCEVRTPYDDCVLIMPSRRLKRGQTAVRLGRFLA